From the Rhinolophus sinicus isolate RSC01 linkage group LG02, ASM3656204v1, whole genome shotgun sequence genome, one window contains:
- the PDHA2 gene encoding pyruvate dehydrogenase E1 component subunit alpha, testis-specific form, mitochondrial isoform X1, with translation MRKMLAAAVSRVLSGVPQKPTSRVLVASCNYSKDATFEIKKCDLYRLAEGPPVATVLTRDDALKYYKTMQTIRRMELKADQLYKQKFIRGFCHLCDGQEACCVGLEAGINPTDHVITSYRAHGFCYTRGLSVRSILAELTGRRGGCAKGKGGSMHMYSKNFYGGNGIVGAQGPLGAGIALACKYKGNDEIALTVYGDGAANQGQISEAYNMAALWKLPCIFICENNLYGMGTAVERAAASTDYYKRGNFIPGLRVDGMDILCVREATKFAADYCRSGKGPIVMELLTYRYHGHSMSDPGVSYRTREEIHNVRNMSDPVKLLKDRMVSNKLASIEELKEIDVEVRKEIDDAAQFATTDPEPPLEEIGHHIYSSSPPFEVRGANQWIKFKSIS, from the coding sequence ATGAGGAAGATGCTCGCTGCCGCCGTGTCCCGCGTGCTGTCGGGTGTCCCCCAGAAGCCCACTAGCAGAGTGCTGGTGGCATCCTGTAACTATTCCAAAGATGctacatttgaaattaagaaatgtgATCTTTATCGGTTGGCAGAAGGTCCCCCTGTCGCAACAGTGCTCACCCGGGATGATGCGCTCAAATACTATAAGACAATGCAGACTATCCGCCGAATGGAATTGAAGGCAGATCAGTTgtataaacagaaatttattcgtGGTTTCTGTCACTTGTGTGATGGTCAGGAAGCTTGTTGCGTGGGCCTTGAGGCTGGGATAAATCCCACCGATCATGTTATCACATCCTATCGGGCTCATGGCTTCTGCTATACTCGTGGACTCTCTGTCCGGTCAATTCTTGCAGAGCTtacaggaagaagaggaggttGTGCTAAAGGAAAAGGTGGATCGATGCATATGTATTCCAAGAACTTCTACGGGGGCAACGGCATTGTGGGAGCTCAGGGACCCCTGGGAGCTGGTATTGCTCTGGCCTGTAAATACAAGGGAAACGATGAGATCGCTTTGACTGTCTATGGGGATGGCGCTGCTAATCAGGGTCAGATATCTGAAGCTTACAATATGGCAGCTTTGTGGAAATTACCTTGTATTTTCATCTGTGAGAATAACCTCTATGGAATGGGAACAGCCGTTGAGAGAGCAGCAGCCAGCACTGATTACTACAAGAGAGGCAATTTTATCCCTGGACTAAGGGTAGATGGAATGGATATTCTGTGTGTTCGAGAGGCAACAAAGTTTGCAGCTGACTATTGCCGATCTGGAAAAGGGCCCATAGTGATGGAGCTGCTGACTTACCGTTATCACGGACACAGCATGAGTGATCCTGGAGTCAGTTATCGTACTCGAGAAGAAATTCATAATGTGAGAAATATGAGTGATCCTGTTAAGCTTCTCAAAGATAGAATGGTAAGCAACAAGCTTGCCAGTATtgaagaattaaaggaaattgacgttgaagtgagaaaagaaattgaTGATGCGGCCCAGTTTGCTACAACAGATCCTGAACCACCTTTGGAAGAAATAGGCCATCACATCTACAGTAGTAGTCCACCTTTTGAAGTTCGTGGTGCAAACCAGTGGATCAAGTTTAAGTCCATCAGTTAA
- the PDHA2 gene encoding pyruvate dehydrogenase E1 component subunit alpha, testis-specific form, mitochondrial isoform X2 yields the protein MRKMLAAAVSRVLSGVPQKPTSRVLVASCNYSKDATFEIKKCDLYRLAEGPPVATVLTRDDALKYYKTMQTIRRMELKADQLYKQKFIRGFCHLCDGQEACCVGLEAGINPTDHVITSYRAHGFCYTRGLSVRSILAELTGRRGGCAKGKGGSMHMYSKNFYGGNGIVGAQGPLGAAYNMAALWKLPCIFICENNLYGMGTAVERAAASTDYYKRGNFIPGLRVDGMDILCVREATKFAADYCRSGKGPIVMELLTYRYHGHSMSDPGVSYRTREEIHNVRNMSDPVKLLKDRMVSNKLASIEELKEIDVEVRKEIDDAAQFATTDPEPPLEEIGHHIYSSSPPFEVRGANQWIKFKSIS from the exons ATGAGGAAGATGCTCGCTGCCGCCGTGTCCCGCGTGCTGTCGGGTGTCCCCCAGAAGCCCACTAGCAGAGTGCTGGTGGCATCCTGTAACTATTCCAAAGATGctacatttgaaattaagaaatgtgATCTTTATCGGTTGGCAGAAGGTCCCCCTGTCGCAACAGTGCTCACCCGGGATGATGCGCTCAAATACTATAAGACAATGCAGACTATCCGCCGAATGGAATTGAAGGCAGATCAGTTgtataaacagaaatttattcgtGGTTTCTGTCACTTGTGTGATGGTCAGGAAGCTTGTTGCGTGGGCCTTGAGGCTGGGATAAATCCCACCGATCATGTTATCACATCCTATCGGGCTCATGGCTTCTGCTATACTCGTGGACTCTCTGTCCGGTCAATTCTTGCAGAGCTtacaggaagaagaggaggttGTGCTAAAGGAAAAGGTGGATCGATGCATATGTATTCCAAGAACTTCTACGGGGGCAACGGCATTGTGGGAGCTCAGGGACCCCTGGGAGCTG CTTACAATATGGCAGCTTTGTGGAAATTACCTTGTATTTTCATCTGTGAGAATAACCTCTATGGAATGGGAACAGCCGTTGAGAGAGCAGCAGCCAGCACTGATTACTACAAGAGAGGCAATTTTATCCCTGGACTAAGGGTAGATGGAATGGATATTCTGTGTGTTCGAGAGGCAACAAAGTTTGCAGCTGACTATTGCCGATCTGGAAAAGGGCCCATAGTGATGGAGCTGCTGACTTACCGTTATCACGGACACAGCATGAGTGATCCTGGAGTCAGTTATCGTACTCGAGAAGAAATTCATAATGTGAGAAATATGAGTGATCCTGTTAAGCTTCTCAAAGATAGAATGGTAAGCAACAAGCTTGCCAGTATtgaagaattaaaggaaattgacgttgaagtgagaaaagaaattgaTGATGCGGCCCAGTTTGCTACAACAGATCCTGAACCACCTTTGGAAGAAATAGGCCATCACATCTACAGTAGTAGTCCACCTTTTGAAGTTCGTGGTGCAAACCAGTGGATCAAGTTTAAGTCCATCAGTTAA